The Amycolatopsis mongoliensis genome includes a window with the following:
- a CDS encoding ABC transporter substrate-binding protein, whose amino-acid sequence MHTIDLAYVGRGPHEELVTYIADQEDFYADEGVHVALRDGCTWDAQRLRRGAVIGLGRTVLSRLIDGIPWVALNVNTYRPLFWILARPGISSVADLAGRRLTVHPPHTGPGCFTRIVLRQAGLDPDHDVRTTVRWPGDFGMDLRRLAEGSIDAAVVGDTIAPEAVAAEHGWQVLAFFGDHFRIPTVGVAVDPTHLRPDDPAVEAVVRAHLRALRVIRDDPGTTVRHLRTFLGRHTEDEVRAHYEAYIARQFTTDGRVDSAIGADAITAVAAELGVPATFTAAEFYRTATPAGRPQ is encoded by the coding sequence ATGCACACGATCGATCTCGCCTACGTCGGGCGGGGCCCGCACGAGGAACTGGTCACCTACATCGCCGACCAGGAGGACTTCTACGCCGACGAGGGCGTCCACGTCGCCCTGCGCGACGGCTGCACCTGGGACGCACAGCGGCTACGCCGGGGCGCGGTCATCGGACTCGGCCGGACAGTGCTGTCCCGGCTGATCGACGGCATCCCCTGGGTCGCGCTGAACGTCAACACCTACCGCCCGCTGTTCTGGATCCTCGCCCGTCCCGGCATTTCCTCGGTGGCCGACCTGGCCGGCCGGCGGCTCACCGTGCACCCGCCGCACACCGGCCCTGGCTGCTTCACCCGGATCGTGCTGCGCCAGGCCGGCCTCGACCCGGACCACGACGTCCGGACCACCGTCCGCTGGCCCGGCGACTTCGGCATGGACCTGCGCCGGCTGGCGGAGGGCAGTATCGACGCCGCCGTGGTCGGCGACACCATCGCGCCGGAGGCGGTCGCCGCCGAACACGGCTGGCAGGTGCTGGCCTTCTTCGGCGACCACTTCCGGATCCCCACCGTGGGCGTGGCCGTGGACCCCACCCACCTCCGGCCGGACGACCCCGCCGTCGAGGCCGTCGTGCGAGCCCACCTGCGCGCCCTGCGGGTGATCCGCGACGACCCCGGCACCACGGTCCGGCACCTGCGGACCTTCCTCGGCCGGCACACCGAGGACGAAGTCCGGGCCCACTACGAGGCGTACATCGCACGGCAGTTCACCACCGACGGCCGGGTCGACAGTGCCATCGGCGCCGACGCGATCACCGCCGTCGCCGCCGAACTCGGCGTCCCCGCCACCTTCACCGCGGCCGAGTTCTACCGCACCGCGACTCCTGCGGGACGCCCTCAGTAA
- a CDS encoding TetR/AcrR family transcriptional regulator — translation METKLVSSVSDQRRAEMIVDAAARLFLAPGPGRVSMDDFAGELGMSKKTIYRHFPDKHALMTAVLDRQFGAIERTLLAAAEDAEGRPFGEQVQRFLVAACGELERIGAAQLATGRGDAVLRRHVEQRIDAVVYRRLDELFRDGHRRGLLSAPPELLGEITRGAVERLLNSQVPRELDRTAADLLRATVHTVLYGAIRPEPETGS, via the coding sequence ATGGAAACCAAGTTAGTTTCCTCCGTTTCCGACCAGCGCCGCGCCGAGATGATCGTCGACGCGGCCGCCCGGCTGTTCCTCGCGCCGGGCCCGGGGCGGGTGAGCATGGACGACTTCGCCGGTGAGCTCGGGATGAGCAAGAAGACGATCTACCGCCACTTCCCCGACAAGCACGCCCTGATGACCGCCGTGCTGGACCGGCAGTTCGGCGCCATCGAGCGCACGCTGCTCGCGGCGGCCGAAGACGCGGAAGGCAGGCCGTTCGGTGAGCAGGTCCAGCGGTTCCTGGTCGCGGCATGCGGTGAGCTCGAGCGGATCGGCGCGGCCCAGCTCGCCACCGGGCGCGGCGACGCGGTCCTGCGCCGACACGTGGAACAACGGATCGACGCGGTGGTCTACCGGCGGCTCGACGAGCTGTTCCGGGACGGCCACCGGCGTGGGCTGCTCTCGGCACCGCCCGAACTGCTGGGCGAGATCACCCGGGGCGCGGTGGAACGGCTGCTGAACTCGCAGGTGCCGCGCGAACTCGACCGCACCGCGGCCGATCTGCTGCGCGCCACCGTCCACACGGTGCTCTACGGGGCGATCCGCCCTGAACCGGAAACGGGCTCGTGA
- a CDS encoding TetR/AcrR family transcriptional regulator, whose translation MTSVEETHDPVREQLLDAAEQVFYSRGVQAVGMDRLRTAANLPLRRIYQLFPSKDDLVVAFLRRRHLRMMASIAEFAGKPDDGAARVSAIFTWLHKWFCEPDFRGCPWMNVFGELGATNPAVAAEVHYHQREFRKLLSGIVVDAGYSRETGNAIHLLAEGAVSTAAVQHTAAPATEARRAAEILIAAEKPGKQRRSSAR comes from the coding sequence GTGACCAGCGTCGAGGAAACCCACGACCCCGTCCGCGAGCAGCTGCTGGACGCCGCCGAGCAGGTGTTCTACTCGCGGGGCGTGCAGGCCGTGGGCATGGATCGGCTGCGGACCGCGGCGAACCTGCCCCTGCGCCGGATCTACCAGCTGTTCCCCAGCAAGGACGACCTCGTGGTGGCGTTCCTCCGCCGCCGCCACCTGCGGATGATGGCGAGCATCGCGGAGTTCGCCGGCAAGCCCGACGACGGCGCCGCGCGCGTGTCGGCGATCTTCACCTGGCTGCACAAGTGGTTCTGCGAGCCGGATTTCCGCGGCTGCCCGTGGATGAACGTGTTCGGCGAGCTCGGCGCGACCAACCCGGCCGTGGCGGCCGAGGTGCACTACCACCAGCGCGAGTTCCGCAAGCTGCTCTCCGGCATCGTGGTGGACGCCGGGTACTCCCGCGAAACCGGGAACGCCATCCACCTCCTGGCCGAGGGCGCCGTGTCGACGGCCGCCGTTCAGCACACCGCGGCGCCGGCGACCGAGGCCCGCCGCGCGGCCGAGATCCTCATCGCGGCCGAGAAGCCGGGCAAACAACGTCGCAGCTCGGCTCGCTGA
- a CDS encoding multifunctional oxoglutarate decarboxylase/oxoglutarate dehydrogenase thiamine pyrophosphate-binding subunit/dihydrolipoyllysine-residue succinyltransferase subunit, giving the protein MAGTDVDEETPAAFGANEWMVEELYERYLQNRDSVDRAWWPVFEDYRPGPAAAPERVAAPTASRPQGDVTVLRGPAKTLAATMDASLAVPTATSVRTVPAKLMADNRVVVNNHLRRTSGGKVSYTHLLGWALVQAVKRFPSQNVHYDVVDGKPVAVAPEHLGLGIAIDLPRSDGQRSLLVPVIKDADTLTFKEFLASYEDLVHRARENALTVADFAGATMTLTNPGGIGTEHSVPRLTRGQGCIIGAGALEYPAAFQGASQEWLADNGVGKTMTLTSTYDHRVIQGAGSGEFLRLVHDLLIGEHDFYDDLFTALRIPYEPIRWAADTHVDEAVAPGKETRVHDLVNAYRVRGHLMADTDPLVYRQRSHPDLEVTNHGLTLWDLDREFVTGDFGGDRRRMPLREILGVLRDAYCRTTGIEYMHLEDPAQRRWIQDRVERPYEKPTHTEQMRILGKLTEAEAFETFLQTKYVGQTRFSLEGGESAIALLDAILRSAAEEGLAGATIAMAHRGRLNVLANIAGKTYRQIFAEFEDNRDRETADGSGDVKYHLGTEGVFAGLHGSELPVHLAANPSHLDAVDGVLLGATRARQDRAGDGRFSTLPIIVHGDAALAGEGVVSETLQMSQLRGYRVGGTIRITINNQVGFTTTPQDGRSSVYSTDVAKTIQAPVLHVNGDDPEAVVRAGQLAFAYRQEFGRDVVIDLICYRRRGHNEADDPSMTQPRMYALIEHKRSVRELYTEALVGRGDITADEYEQAHRDFQRTLERSFRETKDSTPGAGPVDRRAAAGPARPTATTDLVVKKVATVFGDAPAGFTVHPKLAPLLAKRAEMAERGGIDWAFAELLAFGSLVLDGVPVRLAGQDSRRGTFVQRHAVLHDQATGREWTPLAHLGEGQAPFSVYDSLLSEYAALGFEYGYSVERPDALVLWEAQFGDFVNGAQVIVDEFVSSAEQKWGQPSSLVLLLPHGYEGRGPDHSSARIERFLQLCAEDNLIVAQPSTPASYFHLLRRQALAPVRRPLVVFTPKSMLRLKAATSSVADFTDGAFAPVLDEHRPLDRDRVERVVLVSGKLYYDLLTQLEKTGRTDVALVRLEQFFPLPQAELTEILSAYPNAEFLWAQEEPKNQGAWTFLNSELELPGGKRLSVVSRPASASPATGSHHRHQEEQRELVRRVIDA; this is encoded by the coding sequence ATGGCTGGAACAGACGTCGACGAGGAAACTCCGGCGGCCTTCGGGGCCAACGAATGGATGGTCGAGGAGCTCTACGAGCGGTACCTGCAGAACCGCGACTCGGTGGACCGGGCCTGGTGGCCGGTCTTCGAGGACTACCGGCCCGGCCCAGCCGCCGCCCCCGAGCGCGTGGCCGCTCCGACGGCTTCCCGGCCCCAGGGCGACGTCACCGTGCTGCGCGGGCCGGCCAAGACGCTCGCCGCCACCATGGACGCCAGCCTGGCCGTGCCGACCGCGACCAGCGTCCGGACCGTCCCCGCGAAGCTCATGGCCGACAACCGCGTCGTCGTCAACAACCACCTGCGGCGCACGTCGGGGGGCAAGGTCAGCTACACCCACCTGCTCGGCTGGGCGCTGGTCCAGGCCGTCAAGCGGTTCCCGAGCCAGAACGTCCACTACGACGTGGTGGACGGCAAGCCGGTCGCCGTCGCGCCGGAGCACCTGGGCCTGGGGATCGCGATCGACCTGCCGCGGTCGGACGGGCAGCGGTCCCTGCTCGTGCCGGTGATCAAGGACGCCGACACGCTGACCTTCAAGGAGTTCCTGGCGTCCTACGAGGATCTCGTCCACCGCGCCCGGGAGAACGCGCTGACCGTCGCCGACTTCGCCGGCGCCACGATGACGCTGACCAACCCCGGCGGCATCGGGACCGAGCACTCCGTGCCGCGCCTCACCCGCGGGCAGGGGTGCATCATCGGCGCGGGCGCGCTCGAGTACCCGGCCGCGTTCCAGGGTGCGAGCCAGGAATGGCTGGCGGACAACGGTGTCGGCAAGACCATGACGCTGACGAGCACGTACGACCACCGGGTGATCCAGGGCGCGGGGAGCGGTGAGTTCCTCCGCCTGGTCCACGACCTGCTCATCGGCGAGCACGACTTCTACGACGACCTCTTCACCGCGCTGCGGATCCCGTACGAGCCGATCCGGTGGGCGGCCGACACCCATGTGGACGAAGCCGTCGCGCCGGGCAAGGAAACCCGGGTGCACGACCTCGTCAACGCCTACCGCGTGCGCGGCCACCTGATGGCCGACACCGATCCGCTGGTGTACCGGCAGCGGTCGCACCCCGATCTCGAGGTGACGAACCACGGGCTCACCCTGTGGGACCTCGACCGCGAGTTCGTCACCGGGGACTTCGGCGGCGACCGGCGGCGGATGCCGCTGCGCGAGATCCTCGGCGTCCTGCGCGACGCCTACTGCCGCACCACCGGCATCGAGTACATGCACCTGGAGGACCCGGCGCAGCGCCGCTGGATCCAGGACCGGGTGGAGCGGCCGTACGAGAAGCCCACCCACACCGAACAGATGCGCATCCTCGGCAAGCTCACCGAAGCCGAGGCGTTCGAGACCTTCCTGCAGACGAAGTACGTCGGGCAGACGCGATTCAGCCTCGAAGGCGGCGAGTCCGCGATCGCGCTCCTCGACGCGATCCTGCGGAGCGCGGCGGAAGAGGGGCTGGCCGGCGCGACGATCGCGATGGCGCACCGCGGGCGGCTCAACGTCCTGGCCAACATCGCCGGCAAGACCTACCGCCAGATCTTCGCCGAGTTCGAGGACAACCGGGACCGGGAGACGGCCGACGGGTCCGGGGACGTCAAGTACCACCTCGGCACCGAAGGCGTCTTCGCCGGCCTGCACGGGTCCGAGCTGCCGGTGCACCTCGCGGCCAACCCCTCGCACCTCGACGCGGTCGACGGGGTCCTCCTCGGCGCGACCCGCGCGCGGCAGGACCGGGCCGGGGACGGGCGCTTCTCGACGTTGCCGATCATCGTGCACGGGGACGCCGCGCTCGCCGGTGAGGGAGTGGTGAGCGAGACGCTGCAGATGTCGCAGCTGCGCGGCTACCGCGTCGGTGGCACGATCCGCATCACCATCAACAACCAGGTCGGGTTCACGACCACGCCGCAGGACGGCCGCTCCTCGGTTTACTCGACGGACGTCGCGAAGACGATCCAGGCGCCGGTCCTGCACGTCAACGGCGACGACCCCGAAGCGGTCGTGCGCGCCGGGCAGCTGGCTTTCGCCTACCGGCAGGAGTTCGGGCGCGACGTGGTGATCGACCTGATCTGCTACCGGCGGCGCGGGCACAACGAGGCCGACGACCCGTCGATGACGCAGCCGCGGATGTACGCGCTGATCGAGCACAAGCGCTCGGTCCGCGAGCTGTACACCGAAGCCCTCGTCGGGCGGGGCGACATCACCGCCGACGAGTACGAACAGGCCCACCGCGACTTCCAGCGGACGCTGGAGCGGTCGTTCAGGGAAACCAAGGACAGCACTCCGGGCGCCGGCCCGGTGGACCGGCGTGCCGCCGCCGGACCGGCCCGGCCGACAGCCACCACGGACCTCGTCGTGAAGAAGGTCGCGACCGTGTTCGGCGACGCGCCGGCCGGGTTCACGGTGCACCCCAAGCTCGCCCCGCTGCTCGCGAAGCGGGCGGAGATGGCCGAGCGCGGCGGCATCGACTGGGCGTTCGCGGAGCTGCTGGCGTTCGGCTCGCTGGTGCTGGACGGGGTGCCGGTGCGGCTCGCGGGCCAGGACAGCCGGCGCGGGACCTTCGTGCAGCGGCACGCCGTCCTCCACGACCAGGCCACCGGCCGGGAGTGGACGCCGCTGGCGCACCTGGGGGAGGGGCAGGCGCCGTTCAGCGTCTACGACTCCCTGCTGAGCGAATACGCGGCACTGGGGTTCGAGTACGGCTACTCCGTCGAACGCCCGGACGCGCTCGTCCTGTGGGAGGCCCAGTTCGGGGACTTCGTCAACGGCGCCCAGGTGATCGTCGACGAGTTCGTCAGCTCGGCGGAGCAGAAGTGGGGCCAGCCCTCGTCGCTCGTCCTGCTGCTGCCGCACGGGTACGAAGGCCGGGGCCCCGACCACTCGTCGGCGCGGATCGAGCGGTTCCTCCAGCTGTGCGCCGAAGACAACCTGATCGTCGCCCAGCCCTCGACCCCGGCGTCGTACTTCCACCTGCTGCGCCGCCAGGCCCTCGCCCCGGTGCGCCGGCCGCTGGTCGTGTTCACCCCGAAGAGCATGCTCCGGCTGAAGGCGGCCACCAGCTCCGTCGCGGACTTCACCGACGGCGCGTTCGCCCCGGTGCTCGACGAGCACCGGCCGCTGGACCGGGATCGGGTCGAGCGCGTGGTGCTGGTGTCCGGCAAGCTGTACTACGACCTGCTCACGCAGCTGGAAAAGACCGGCAGGACGGACGTCGCGCTGGTGCGGCTCGAGCAGTTCTTCCCGCTGCCGCAGGCCGAGCTGACGGAGATCTTGTCGGCCTATCCGAACGCCGAGTTCCTGTGGGCGCAGGAGGAGCCGAAGAACCAGGGGGCCTGGACGTTCCTGAACAGCGAGCTCGAACTCCCCGGCGGCAAGCGGCTTTCGGTGGTGTCCCGGCCCGCTTCGGCTTCCCCCGCAACGGGGTCGCACCACCGGCACCAGGAGGAGCAGCGCGAACTGGTGCGGCGGGTCATCGATGCCTGA
- a CDS encoding Fpg/Nei family DNA glycosylase has translation MPELPEVEFARSVIERAALGRRITEVDDSDTYVCRPHPPGLLRDALTGRRLVSAHRRGKSMWCETDGGPVLGVHLGMSGKIVVAGPDGTEADGGDHWEGRRAPGDYGWARFTVTFEDGGRLMLVDPRRLGRIVLDPALDDLGPDAATIGAGEFRAAVTGGTAAVKARLLDQHAIAGIGNLLADEILWRARVHPARPVDELDRADVGRLLRATRGAVSAALRHGGVHTLDVVPFRKAGARCPRDQAPMVRGRAGGRTSWWCGAEQRLPGDA, from the coding sequence ATGCCTGAGCTGCCCGAGGTGGAATTCGCCCGCTCGGTGATCGAGCGGGCGGCGCTGGGCCGGCGCATCACCGAGGTCGACGACTCCGACACGTACGTGTGCCGCCCGCATCCGCCGGGCCTGCTTCGCGACGCGCTCACCGGCCGACGGCTCGTGTCCGCGCACCGGCGGGGCAAGTCGATGTGGTGCGAAACCGACGGCGGGCCGGTGCTCGGAGTCCACTTGGGAATGTCCGGTAAGATCGTGGTGGCCGGCCCGGACGGAACGGAAGCCGACGGCGGCGACCACTGGGAGGGCCGGCGCGCGCCGGGCGACTACGGCTGGGCGCGCTTCACGGTGACGTTCGAAGACGGCGGCCGGCTGATGCTGGTCGACCCCCGCCGGCTGGGCCGGATCGTGCTCGACCCGGCCCTGGACGACCTCGGCCCGGACGCGGCGACGATCGGCGCCGGCGAGTTCCGCGCGGCCGTCACCGGGGGAACGGCGGCCGTCAAGGCCCGCCTGCTGGACCAGCACGCGATCGCCGGGATCGGCAACCTGCTCGCGGACGAAATCCTGTGGCGGGCCCGGGTGCACCCCGCTCGCCCGGTGGACGAGCTCGACCGCGCGGACGTCGGCCGGCTGCTGCGTGCCACCCGGGGCGCGGTGTCCGCCGCGCTGCGGCACGGGGGAGTCCACACGCTGGACGTCGTCCCGTTCCGGAAGGCCGGCGCGCGGTGCCCGCGTGACCAGGCGCCGATGGTGCGGGGGAGAGCCGGCGGGCGCACCAGTTGGTGGTGCGGTGCGGAGCAGCGGTTGCCCGGTGACGCTTGA
- a CDS encoding IclR family transcriptional regulator, translated as MANGGGTGDIQAVHRVAEILKLFTLTSPRVTVAEAAATLGLNRTTTHRYFSSLVLDEILERSPDDATTYGPGRLLLQVGTVAQGRRRVLDVAPRHMGELSVETGLTVVLSLWGASGPVVSLVSEAGTHPILITVRIGSMLGWDSAQTRLFLALSQDESRNERYLDRLAPEQRTQLEGQLAACRTRGLCRIPVPPIDGVVLAAAVFDEHDVAATVALVGTTSSLPEKAAAMEAALVHTVSSITAELGGTGLRDAVLTDPAGTRD; from the coding sequence TTGGCGAACGGCGGCGGCACCGGTGACATCCAGGCAGTGCACCGCGTCGCGGAGATCCTGAAGTTGTTCACGCTGACCAGCCCGCGGGTCACCGTCGCCGAGGCCGCCGCCACCCTCGGCCTCAACCGGACCACCACGCACCGCTACTTCAGCTCGCTCGTGCTGGACGAGATCCTGGAGCGTTCCCCCGACGACGCGACGACCTACGGCCCGGGCCGGCTGCTGCTGCAGGTCGGGACGGTCGCCCAGGGCCGGCGGCGGGTGCTGGACGTCGCTCCCAGGCACATGGGCGAGTTGTCGGTCGAGACCGGGCTGACCGTGGTGCTGTCGCTGTGGGGCGCGTCCGGGCCGGTGGTGTCGCTGGTCTCGGAGGCCGGCACCCACCCCATCCTGATCACCGTCCGGATCGGCTCGATGCTCGGCTGGGATTCGGCGCAGACGCGGCTGTTCCTGGCGCTGTCCCAGGACGAAAGCCGGAACGAGCGGTACCTGGACCGGCTGGCGCCCGAACAGCGGACGCAGCTGGAGGGGCAGCTCGCCGCCTGCCGCACCCGCGGGCTCTGCCGGATCCCGGTGCCCCCGATCGACGGCGTGGTGCTGGCGGCGGCCGTCTTCGACGAACACGACGTCGCGGCGACGGTGGCCTTGGTGGGCACCACGTCGTCGCTGCCGGAGAAGGCGGCCGCGATGGAGGCGGCACTGGTGCACACCGTCTCCTCGATCACCGCGGAACTGGGCGGCACCGGCCTCCGCGACGCCGTCCTCACCGACCCGGCCGGCACCCGGGACTAG
- a CDS encoding DUF6282 family protein, with the protein MTQTISELWDPVLDADRQQADPEVDELLRGAVDLHTHPGPSPFPRRMSILDAATEAATVGFRALVAKSHHHSMQTDILALETAGLQDVPVKVYGGVALNRTVGGLNPYAVELALRMGGRVVWFPTISSSAHLEFHAHNHSSGFPVAGVPLRENEPISVLDEAGALTAAARDVLDVIAAESAILNCGHLPAAEIDVLIPGALEAGVTRIVVSHPEFVLGAGPDRIGRWARQGVFVEHCLAMLVGREPKDEPVAKIAEFFRAAGPGQTIFSSDLGQKGNPLPVTAYRRMVRALLDAGVVPGDIKAMTGGNAGGLLDR; encoded by the coding sequence GTGACGCAGACGATCAGTGAACTCTGGGACCCGGTGCTGGACGCCGACCGGCAGCAGGCGGACCCGGAGGTCGACGAGCTCCTGCGCGGCGCCGTCGACCTGCACACCCACCCCGGACCCAGCCCGTTCCCCCGCCGGATGTCCATCCTGGACGCCGCGACGGAGGCCGCGACCGTCGGATTCCGCGCCCTGGTGGCGAAGTCGCACCACCACAGCATGCAGACCGACATCCTGGCGCTCGAGACGGCCGGGCTGCAGGACGTGCCGGTCAAGGTCTACGGCGGCGTCGCGCTCAACCGCACGGTCGGCGGGCTCAACCCGTACGCCGTCGAGCTGGCGCTGCGGATGGGCGGGCGCGTCGTGTGGTTCCCGACCATCTCTTCGTCCGCGCACCTGGAGTTCCACGCGCACAACCACAGCAGCGGATTCCCGGTCGCGGGAGTCCCGCTGCGCGAGAACGAGCCGATCAGTGTGCTCGACGAAGCCGGCGCACTCACCGCGGCGGCGCGGGATGTCCTCGACGTCATCGCGGCGGAGTCGGCGATCCTCAACTGCGGGCACCTGCCCGCGGCCGAGATCGACGTGCTGATCCCGGGCGCGCTCGAGGCCGGCGTGACGCGGATCGTGGTGAGCCACCCCGAATTCGTCCTCGGCGCGGGACCCGACCGGATCGGACGGTGGGCGCGCCAGGGCGTGTTCGTCGAGCACTGCCTGGCGATGCTCGTCGGCCGGGAGCCGAAGGACGAACCGGTCGCGAAGATCGCCGAGTTCTTCCGCGCGGCCGGGCCCGGGCAGACGATCTTCTCGTCCGACCTCGGCCAGAAGGGCAACCCGCTGCCCGTCACCGCCTATCGCCGGATGGTGCGCGCCCTACTGGACGCGGGGGTCGTCCCCGGCGACATCAAGGCGATGACGGGCGGCAACGCCGGCGGGCTACTGGACCGCTGA
- a CDS encoding cyclase family protein translates to MSSSTVPSYEELRRRTDAPPGSSWHLFGPDDQLGTLNFLTPQSALDGAALVKRGRVVNLDYPLNTFVPSLAGTRPATEHHIFANNPNHRDDWLDSFYLQSTSQVDGLRHIRHPRHGFYGGVADDRVAVGEPALGIQLLAEKGLVGRGILLDAVRYFERVGEPLAPDAPRGITPAELDAMAAHFGVEVRSGDILLLRTGFAEHWLRSTPAQRAARTGGPGLHQSEEMLAWLWDHRISLAAADNGGLEAFPVDPASGWVIPDEPPPPRGPSHNGMLHRPLIALLGLIIGELWKLDELAEDCAADGVYEFLLTAKPLNLVGGVGSPPNALAVK, encoded by the coding sequence ATGAGCTCCAGCACGGTTCCGTCGTATGAAGAACTCCGCCGCCGCACCGACGCCCCGCCCGGCTCGTCCTGGCACCTGTTCGGGCCGGACGACCAGCTCGGCACCCTGAACTTCCTCACCCCGCAAAGCGCGCTCGACGGCGCGGCACTGGTGAAACGGGGCCGGGTGGTCAACCTCGACTACCCGCTCAACACCTTCGTGCCCAGCCTCGCCGGGACCCGCCCCGCGACCGAGCACCACATCTTCGCCAACAACCCGAATCACCGCGACGACTGGCTGGACTCCTTCTACCTCCAGTCGACGTCCCAAGTGGACGGCCTGCGGCACATCCGCCACCCCCGGCACGGTTTCTACGGCGGGGTCGCCGACGACCGCGTGGCCGTCGGCGAGCCCGCGCTGGGCATCCAGCTGCTCGCCGAGAAGGGCCTGGTGGGCCGGGGAATCCTACTCGACGCGGTCCGGTACTTCGAGCGCGTCGGCGAACCTCTCGCGCCGGACGCTCCCCGCGGGATCACCCCGGCCGAGCTGGACGCCATGGCGGCGCACTTCGGCGTGGAGGTGCGGTCCGGGGACATCCTGCTGCTGCGCACCGGCTTCGCCGAGCACTGGCTCCGCTCCACCCCGGCACAGCGCGCGGCCCGCACCGGCGGCCCGGGCCTGCACCAGTCCGAGGAAATGCTCGCCTGGCTGTGGGACCACCGGATCTCCCTGGCGGCGGCCGACAACGGCGGTCTCGAGGCGTTCCCCGTCGACCCCGCCTCGGGCTGGGTGATCCCGGACGAGCCGCCACCACCCCGCGGCCCGTCGCACAACGGCATGCTGCACCGCCCGCTGATCGCCCTGCTCGGGCTGATCATCGGCGAGCTCTGGAAACTCGACGAGCTGGCCGAAGACTGCGCCGCCGACGGGGTCTACGAGTTCCTGCTCACCGCCAAGCCGCTCAACCTCGTGGGCGGGGTCGGATCGCCACCCAACGCCCTGGCCGTCAAGTAA